In Dyadobacter subterraneus, a single genomic region encodes these proteins:
- a CDS encoding DUF7674 family protein: MKRKITRGIYKQMQKFADLTQTMISRGNISRAKKCFAIAENLFIHGNKETKTAISNVYLYSVSGMLELKHFNTENLLPNNLKKEYIKQINAF, translated from the coding sequence ATGAAAAGGAAAATAACCAGAGGCATTTACAAGCAGATGCAAAAATTTGCAGACCTCACCCAAACCATGATTTCAAGAGGTAATATCTCCCGCGCGAAAAAATGCTTCGCAATTGCAGAAAATCTTTTTATCCATGGAAACAAAGAAACAAAAACTGCGATTTCCAATGTCTATCTCTATTCCGTTTCAGGAATGCTTGAACTCAAACATTTCAATACGGAAAATCTTCTTCCCAACAACTTGAAGAAGGAATATATCAAACAAATCAACGCATTCTAA
- a CDS encoding potassium-transporting ATPase subunit F, translating into MAALFIISICVFGYICYVLIKPEKF; encoded by the coding sequence ATGGCAGCGCTCTTCATTATCTCAATATGTGTGTTTGGTTATATCTGTTATGTGCTGATCAAACCTGAAAAGTTCTAA
- the kdpA gene encoding potassium-transporting ATPase subunit KdpA yields MNTELFGIIAMFVLTVVFAIPIGKYIAKVYAGEKTSFDPVFNPIEKLFFKISGINENAEMNWKQHMFSMITINMVWFVLGMFVLMNQGWLPLNPDGNPGQTADLAFNTSISFVVNCNLQHYSGESGVSYLSQLFLMFLHFVTAGTGMAAAAVLFMALRERTTDKLGNFYNLMVKSCTRILLPLSILVAVILAFNGTPMTFEGKDTIINMQGDTVQVSTGPVAAFVAIKHLGTNGGGYYGANSAHPLENPNYLTNIVEMMAQMIIPIAMVFAFGFFLKRRKMSWMIFGVMTIGFLLLTVPTIMWENGGNHAITKMGIDNSAGAMEGKEVRFGSTASAFWSIATTVISTGSINAMHDSFTPLSGMTQLLAMMTNAFYGGVGAGMLNFFIFIILAVFISGLMVGRTPEFMGKKIEAREMKIAMIVALLHPFLILVGTALAAAFPTITSATLANPGFHGFTEMLYEYTSSSANNGSGFEGLGDNNPWWNITTGFVLILSRYIPIIGPIAIAGLLANKKYIPESAGTLKTDSSTFGIMILAVIVIITALSFFPALTLGPIAEYFTLR; encoded by the coding sequence ATGAACACTGAATTATTTGGAATCATTGCCATGTTTGTCCTGACGGTTGTCTTCGCAATACCGATCGGCAAATACATCGCAAAAGTTTACGCAGGCGAAAAAACCTCCTTCGATCCTGTTTTTAACCCTATTGAAAAACTGTTTTTCAAGATAAGCGGCATTAATGAAAATGCCGAAATGAACTGGAAACAGCATATGTTTTCAATGATCACCATCAATATGGTCTGGTTTGTTTTGGGAATGTTTGTGCTAATGAACCAAGGTTGGCTGCCGCTGAATCCTGATGGAAACCCCGGACAAACAGCTGATCTGGCATTTAATACAAGTATTTCCTTCGTTGTCAATTGTAATTTGCAGCATTATTCTGGTGAATCCGGAGTTAGTTATTTGTCGCAGCTCTTTCTTATGTTCCTTCACTTTGTAACAGCAGGGACAGGTATGGCCGCGGCTGCCGTTTTGTTTATGGCTTTGCGCGAACGGACAACGGATAAACTTGGCAACTTTTACAATTTGATGGTAAAATCCTGTACAAGAATTTTACTTCCACTTTCTATTCTTGTTGCTGTAATATTGGCTTTCAACGGAACGCCTATGACATTTGAAGGAAAGGACACCATCATCAATATGCAGGGAGATACCGTTCAGGTTTCAACGGGTCCGGTTGCTGCGTTTGTCGCTATTAAACATTTGGGAACTAACGGTGGTGGATACTATGGTGCCAACTCAGCCCATCCACTTGAAAACCCTAACTATCTGACTAACATCGTTGAAATGATGGCGCAGATGATCATTCCTATTGCTATGGTTTTTGCTTTTGGTTTCTTTTTGAAAAGAAGAAAAATGAGCTGGATGATTTTCGGAGTCATGACAATCGGATTTTTGCTTCTTACAGTACCTACGATTATGTGGGAAAATGGCGGAAATCACGCGATCACGAAAATGGGTATCGATAACAGCGCCGGAGCTATGGAAGGTAAGGAAGTCAGGTTTGGTAGTACGGCCTCAGCCTTTTGGAGTATAGCTACAACCGTTATCTCAACAGGATCTATCAATGCGATGCACGACAGCTTCACACCGCTTTCCGGAATGACGCAATTGCTGGCCATGATGACCAATGCTTTTTATGGTGGTGTAGGAGCCGGTATGCTCAACTTTTTCATCTTCATTATTCTGGCGGTGTTTATCAGCGGATTGATGGTAGGTAGAACGCCCGAATTTATGGGCAAAAAAATTGAAGCCAGGGAAATGAAAATAGCCATGATCGTAGCTTTACTTCACCCATTTTTAATTCTGGTTGGTACTGCTTTGGCAGCGGCATTTCCTACGATTACATCTGCGACTCTCGCCAATCCAGGCTTCCACGGATTTACCGAAATGCTTTATGAATATACTTCGTCGTCAGCTAATAATGGTAGTGGATTTGAAGGTTTGGGTGACAATAATCCATGGTGGAACATCACAACTGGTTTTGTTTTGATCCTTTCCCGTTACATTCCAATCATTGGTCCAATCGCTATCGCAGGACTTCTGGCTAATAAAAAATACATCCCTGAAAGTGCTGGAACGTTGAAAACGGATTCTTCAACATTCGGAATTATGATTCTGGCCGTTATCGTGATTATCACAGCCTTATCCTTTTTTCCGGCTCTTACGCTGGGTCCGATCGCTGAGTATTTCACGCTGCGTTAA